From a region of the Schistocerca nitens isolate TAMUIC-IGC-003100 chromosome 8, iqSchNite1.1, whole genome shotgun sequence genome:
- the LOC126199495 gene encoding piggyBac transposable element-derived protein 2-like — MSRKSQEEMLMEWLEIPLSSDDDLECFSDDSIQDETYVAPESVDCDSDSSDEESQVPVIRTEDVSGTRQSDVIMKESTSQLSDNALKLPCSSKNVTKNSRSVVWKDKQLIIPELQSKFHGNTSLPEEVINLDTPYQFFKHIFPSKLFDLIVEESHRYSVQCNPVRPIDLSCDDIKKFIGICLIMSIVHVPNTRDYWGEVTGTHLIKTTMTVNQYEQIRKFLHFNDNSAMIPRGEKGRDRLFKIRPIIELMRSRFQTIPVEECVSVDEQICSTKARSYLKQYMPNKPHKYGYKLFVISGISGYAYDFEIFTGDENEPEKRVTGDEDLGASANVVVRLSRILPRNMNHKLYCDNYYTSLPLLVWLHKQGIYSLGTVRRNRVPDCKLPSEAELKKMARGASVERVATVDGVDISNVVWKDNKSVMLLSTLAGQQPIHEAGRYDKKTKSRITIPCPQIIKLYNKHMGGVDLLDSIMGRHKILVKSRKWYIRLFYHLLDMGVVNSWLLYRRVAETKGIRRTMKLSAFRMEIAHCLCRSGQTSAKRGRPSNELENQIQAKKTKGPTAHVPPQDVRLDQVGHLPSYLKVRQRCKMPGCKGFSWVQSTNLEALDLMDRRLETVRQQQQMLGQPQADNEMSEQPPPHRKQQLA, encoded by the coding sequence atgtctcgaaagagtcaagaagaaatgcttatggaatggttagagattccactaagcagtgatgacgatcttgagtgtttctctgacgattccattcaagatgagacatatgttgctccagaatctgttgattgtgatagtgacagtagtgacgaagaaagtcaagtaccagtaattaggactgaagatgtttctggaacaagacaatctgatgttataatgaaggaatcgacgtcacagttgtctgataatgctctgaaactgccatgcagcagcaaaaatgttaccaaaaacagcaggagtgtggtttggaaagataaacagttgattattcccgaactgcagtcaaaatttcatggcaatacttcgttaccagaagaagtaataaacttagatactccataccaattcttcaaacatatatttccatctaaattgtttgatctaattgtcgaagagtctcatagatacagtgtgcagtgtaatcctgttagaccaatagatttatcctgtgatgacataaaaaaatttattggCATCTGTCTCATAATGTCAATAGTTCATGTACCTAATACGAGGGATTACTGGGGAGAAGTTACTGGTACTCATCTGATCAAGACAACAATGACAGTGAATCAGTATGAGCAAATACGTAagtttcttcacttcaatgacaacAGTGCAATGATACCCAGGGGTGAAAAAGGTCGTGATAGACTCTTCAAGATAAGACCCATAATAGAATTGATGAGATCTCGGTTTCAAACAATACCTGTTGAGGAGTGTGTTTCTGTTGATGAACAGATATGTTCAACAAAGGCTAGAAGTTATTTGAAACAATACATGCCAAACAAGCCTCATAAATATGGatacaaattatttgttattagtggCATATCTGGTTATGCCTACGATTTTGAGATTTTCACTGGAGATGAAAATGAACCAGAAAAAAGAGTGACTGGGGATGAAGACTTGGGAGCAAGTGCAAATGTTGTAGTTCGACTCAGTAGGATACTACCAAGAAATATGAACCACAAACTGTACTGTGACAATTATTACACAAGTCTGCCACTGCTTGTATGGTTACATAAACAAGGAATTTACTCGCTTGGGACAGTCAGAAGAAACAGAGTGCCAGACTGCAAGCTCCCTTCAGAAGCTGAGCTGAAGAAAATGGCACGAGGTGCATCAGTAGAGCGCGTCGCAACAGTGGATGGTGTCGACATATCAAATGTAGTGTGGAAAGATAACAAGAGTGTGatgttgctttctacacttgctggacagcagcctattcatgaagcagggaggtatgacaaaaaaacaaagtcaagaataacaataccttgtccacaaataattaagctctacaataaacatatgggaggtgttgaccttcTTGACAGCATAATGGGTCGACATAAAATTCTTGTGAAAAGTCGAAAATGGTATATAAGATTGTTTTACCATCTCCTGGACATGGGAGTAGTCAATTCCTGGCTGTTGTATAGGAGAGTAGCAGAAACCAAAGGGATTAGGAGAACTATGAAACTCTCCGCATTTCGAATGGAAATTGCTCACTGTTTGTGTCGCTCAGGTCAAACTTCAGCAAAACGTGGAAGGCCAAGTAATGAACTCGAAAACCAAATACAAGCTAAGAAGACAAAGGGGCCCACAGCACATGTACCTCCACAAGATGTAAGGCTGGATCAAGTAGGTCACCTGCCTTCGTACTTGAAAGTGAGACAGAGGTGCAAAATGCCAGGATGCAAGGGATTTTCCTGGGTGCAGT